One Candidatus Methylomirabilota bacterium genomic region harbors:
- a CDS encoding CPBP family intramembrane glutamic endopeptidase — MSARRVWPVFVAYLLAFVSIVAFTLVAALVVRGLYPELPEREVFDGLPGLLAGALASASALMVTLLGVMRPLDLARLRLLPGRETGPTLAVMIVGTLALGQALDSATALAGLADRGTMAVIRRALEGASGVELFAAVLVIGVIAGVAEETFFRGYMQSRLAEHWRPSVAVLVTSVAFGLLHLEGLHVTLAFALGLWLGFVTERAGSALPAVAAHVINNALFTVLTAGGVTVNAFWPNVVLGGVGALVFAGCAAWLWRAPGLRPRGPEG; from the coding sequence ATGAGCGCGCGACGCGTGTGGCCGGTCTTCGTCGCCTATCTGCTCGCGTTCGTGAGCATCGTCGCCTTCACCCTGGTGGCGGCGCTGGTCGTCCGCGGGCTCTATCCCGAGCTGCCCGAGCGCGAGGTCTTCGACGGCTTGCCGGGACTGCTGGCGGGGGCCCTGGCCTCCGCGAGCGCCCTGATGGTGACGCTCCTCGGCGTCATGCGGCCCCTCGATCTGGCGCGGCTGCGGCTCCTGCCCGGACGCGAGACGGGGCCGACCCTCGCCGTGATGATCGTGGGGACGCTGGCGCTGGGACAGGCGCTCGATTCGGCCACGGCGCTGGCCGGACTGGCCGATCGGGGCACCATGGCGGTGATCCGCCGCGCGCTGGAGGGCGCCTCGGGCGTCGAGCTCTTCGCGGCGGTGCTGGTCATCGGCGTCATCGCGGGGGTGGCCGAGGAGACCTTCTTCCGCGGCTACATGCAGAGCCGCCTGGCCGAGCACTGGCGGCCGTCCGTCGCCGTGCTGGTCACGAGCGTCGCCTTCGGCCTGCTCCATCTCGAAGGGCTCCACGTCACGCTGGCTTTCGCCCTCGGCCTCTGGCTGGGCTTCGTCACCGAGCGTGCCGGCAGCGCGCTGCCGGCGGTGGCCGCGCACGTGATCAACAACGCGCTGTTCACCGTGCTGACGGCCGGCGGCGTCACGGTCAACGCCTTCTGGCCGAACGTCGTCCTGGGAGGAGTCGGCGCGCTGGTCTTCGCCGGCTGCGCGGCGTGGCTCTGGCGCGCGCCAGGCTTGCGGCCGCGCGGGCCGGAGGGGTAG
- a CDS encoding AMP-binding protein, whose product MPSFETTLTAERITALTTAGYWKNETLDRYLDRWATSRPDKTALVDGAGRLTWAGLARRVERVAYGLRAAGIERGAVISCQLPNWNEWVLLALAALRLGVILNPIPPTYRANELRFILRTLGSEAFVIPARFRKFDYVEMVAGLRAEAPALREVFVCRGAPGPNTRPFAALTDTAWESRADRGTLPGTDPNDVAEVIFTSGTTGEPKGVMHTSNTALSIIYPLIARLGFGEDDVALMSSTFGHQTGYLYGYCLTLLLGSTGVWLDSWSAEEAARLIGAERVTYTMGATPFLQDLTYAPALERHDISSLRLFISAGASIPRKLVQDARQRLHCAISAGWGMTENGLVTCNGLDDPEAKIFGTDGCPLPGLELQVADDKARPLPPKTEGDLLVRGHSQFVGYWKRPAFTREAHTDDGWFRTGDRAMLDAEGYVSITGRSKDLIIRGGENISVAEVENLLFAHPKITNVAVVAMPDPRLVERACAFVIPTPGAAVTLEEIVQYLESKALARHKFPERLEIVGEFPMTPSGKIQKYRLRELIARRLGMEPVR is encoded by the coding sequence ATGCCCAGCTTTGAGACCACGCTCACCGCCGAGCGCATCACCGCGCTGACCACGGCCGGGTACTGGAAGAACGAGACGCTGGACCGCTATCTCGACCGCTGGGCGACGAGCCGGCCCGACAAGACCGCCCTCGTGGACGGCGCCGGGCGGCTCACCTGGGCCGGGCTCGCCCGGCGGGTGGAGCGCGTGGCCTACGGCCTCCGGGCGGCCGGGATCGAGCGCGGCGCCGTGATCTCCTGCCAGCTTCCCAACTGGAACGAATGGGTTCTGCTCGCGCTGGCGGCGCTGCGCCTGGGCGTGATCCTGAACCCTATTCCCCCGACGTACCGGGCCAACGAGCTGCGCTTCATCCTCCGGACGCTCGGGTCGGAGGCCTTCGTCATCCCGGCCCGCTTCCGCAAGTTCGACTACGTCGAGATGGTCGCCGGCCTGCGCGCGGAGGCGCCGGCGCTGCGCGAGGTCTTCGTCTGCCGGGGGGCGCCGGGCCCGAACACGCGACCGTTCGCCGCGCTCACCGACACCGCCTGGGAGTCGCGGGCGGACCGCGGGACGCTCCCGGGGACCGACCCCAACGACGTCGCGGAGGTCATCTTCACCTCGGGGACCACGGGCGAGCCGAAGGGCGTCATGCATACCTCCAACACGGCGCTCTCGATCATCTACCCGCTGATCGCGCGACTCGGGTTCGGCGAGGACGACGTCGCGCTGATGTCCTCCACCTTCGGCCACCAGACGGGCTATCTCTACGGCTATTGCCTCACCCTGCTGCTGGGCTCGACCGGGGTCTGGCTCGATAGCTGGAGCGCGGAGGAGGCGGCGCGGCTCATCGGGGCCGAGCGCGTCACCTACACGATGGGGGCCACGCCCTTCCTGCAGGACCTCACCTACGCGCCCGCCCTCGAGCGCCACGACATCTCCTCGCTGCGCCTGTTCATCTCCGCGGGCGCGTCGATCCCGCGCAAGCTCGTCCAGGACGCGCGCCAGCGCCTGCACTGCGCGATCTCGGCCGGGTGGGGGATGACCGAGAACGGCCTCGTCACCTGCAACGGGCTCGACGACCCCGAGGCGAAGATCTTCGGCACCGACGGCTGCCCGCTGCCCGGCCTGGAGCTGCAGGTCGCCGACGACAAAGCGCGGCCCCTGCCACCCAAGACCGAGGGCGACCTGCTCGTGCGCGGTCACTCGCAGTTCGTGGGTTACTGGAAGCGCCCGGCCTTCACCCGGGAGGCGCACACCGACGACGGCTGGTTCAGGACGGGCGATCGCGCCATGCTCGACGCCGAGGGCTACGTCTCGATCACCGGGCGCTCCAAGGACCTCATCATCCGCGGCGGCGAGAACATCTCGGTGGCGGAAGTGGAGAACCTGCTCTTCGCCCATCCCAAGATCACCAACGTCGCCGTCGTGGCCATGCCCGACCCCCGGCTGGTGGAGCGCGCCTGCGCGTTCGTCATTCCCACGCCCGGCGCGGCCGTCACACTGGAGGAGATCGTCCAGTACCTGGAATCGAAGGCGCTGGCGCGCCACAAGTTCCCCGAGCGGCTGGAGATCGTCGGCGAGTTCCCGATGACGCCGAGCGGGAAGATCCAGAAGTACCGCCTGCGCGAGTTGATCGCCCGGAGGCTCGGAATGGAGCCGGTGCGCTGA
- a CDS encoding histidinol-phosphate transaminase, with protein MAETYLDRAGRLAREVQPYVPGATLEEAARRAKGAGPRIAKLSSNENPLGPSPLAVGAIRQRARHAHYYPSASAPELGAAIARYARVRPEQVVVGGGSSTLMHAIVAAFTTAGGEIVSVAPSFPVYGEVAAIHARVPVTVPLREEDFGLDLLRLRGAITPRTQLIFLARPNNPTSTLIPIAELEAVAELADDVGALVVSDEAYMEFAQAPARETALTALRGAAPRWPNVMVTRTFSKAFGLADLRLGYAIGTPDTAQYLRLANVKWPTGTLAQAAARAALQDRRHLARTLAVVAEGRAWLAQKFAHLGFAVAPRPQGNYIMVDVGSRGWTAPDFAAAVFRAARVLVRGDFSERYVRISVGRPGENRRLLAAVRQLLGGGPGRK; from the coding sequence ATGGCCGAGACCTACCTGGACCGGGCGGGCAGGCTCGCGCGCGAGGTCCAGCCCTACGTGCCGGGCGCGACCCTGGAGGAGGCGGCGCGCCGGGCGAAGGGCGCGGGGCCGCGGATCGCCAAGCTCTCGTCCAACGAGAACCCGCTGGGGCCCTCGCCGCTGGCCGTGGGAGCCATCCGGCAGCGGGCGCGCCACGCGCACTACTACCCGAGCGCGAGCGCGCCCGAGCTGGGCGCGGCCATCGCCCGCTACGCCCGCGTGCGTCCCGAGCAGGTGGTGGTGGGCGGCGGCTCCTCCACGCTCATGCACGCGATCGTCGCGGCGTTCACCACCGCCGGCGGAGAGATCGTCTCGGTGGCTCCCAGCTTCCCCGTCTACGGGGAGGTCGCCGCCATCCACGCGCGCGTGCCGGTGACGGTGCCGCTGCGCGAGGAGGACTTCGGGCTCGACCTCCTCCGCCTGCGCGGGGCCATCACGCCGCGCACGCAGCTGATCTTCCTGGCCCGGCCCAACAACCCCACCAGCACGCTCATTCCCATCGCCGAGCTGGAGGCGGTCGCCGAGCTGGCGGACGACGTCGGCGCGCTCGTGGTCTCGGACGAGGCCTACATGGAGTTCGCCCAGGCTCCGGCGCGGGAGACGGCCCTGACGGCGCTCCGGGGGGCAGCGCCGCGCTGGCCCAACGTGATGGTGACGCGGACCTTCTCGAAGGCCTTCGGGCTCGCCGACCTCCGCCTGGGCTATGCCATCGGCACGCCCGACACCGCGCAGTACCTCCGGCTGGCGAACGTGAAGTGGCCGACGGGGACGCTGGCCCAGGCCGCGGCGCGGGCGGCGCTCCAGGATCGCCGTCACCTGGCCCGGACCCTGGCGGTCGTCGCCGAGGGCCGCGCGTGGCTCGCGCAGAAGTTCGCCCACCTCGGCTTTGCGGTGGCGCCGCGGCCCCAGGGCAACTACATCATGGTGGACGTCGGCTCGCGCGGCTGGACGGCGCCGGACTTCGCGGCGGCGGTCTTCCGGGCGGCGCGCGTCCTCGTCCGCGGAGACTTCTCCGAGCGCTACGTCCGGATCAGCGTCGGGCGCCCTGGCGAGAACCGCCGCCTCCTGGCGGCCGTCCGCCAACTGCTCGGGGGCGGGCCCGGCCGGAAATAG